TCAACTATACTTCCGCGCGCACCCGGGGCCGATCCGGCTCTACCGCAAGCAATCGTTCAGGATCGCCCGCTTTGTCCAATCCAGCCCCTCCCCCGGCTCCAACCCGCCCCCCTGCCGACGGGCTCGAAACCCCTCGCTGCCTGCTCTGCGGCGCCCCCCCGCCGCCGACGCCGGGCTACGCCTTCGCACCCTACGGCGTGGTGCGCTGCCCGGCCTGCGGCCTCTGGTACCTCTCCCCACGCCTGAACGAGGCGGCGATGGTCGCGGCCTATCGTGAGGCCTCGTATTTCGAAGGCGGCGCCGGCCCGGGCTATTCAAGCTACCTCGCCCAGGAGCCGACGCTGCGCCGCACCTTCCGGCGTCTGCTCCGCTCGATGCAACGACTCGGAATGACCCGTGCCACCGGCGGACCGGACACAGGGTCCAGGGGCGGACGCCTGCTCGAGATCGGCTGCGCCTACGGCTTCTTTCTCGATGAAGCAAGGCCCTACTTCGCCTATCGTGCCGGAACGGAGTACTCCGAGGCCGGCGCCGAGTTGGCGCGCCAATGCGCCGACGCCGTCCATGTCGGCGGCCTCGCCGCCCTTCCGGGAGTCGGTTCCGGCGAGGCCGGTGAACGCTTCGACACCATCGTGCTGATCCACACGATCGAACATGTCTACGATCCGGCAGCGCTCCTCGAGGGGCTGATGGAGCACCTGGCGCCGGGCGGCTGGATCGTCCTCGCAACGCCGGACATGGGCGGTTTCTGGCGGCCGCTGCTCGGCCGTTTCTGGCCCTTCTTCAAGACTCCCGAGCATGTCGCCTTCTACACTGCGAAGAGCCTCGCGGCGCTTCTGCGCCGGGCGGGCTGCAGCGCAGTGAAGCGCTTGCCCTACCTGAGCTACTTTCCGCTCTCTCTGGTCGGTGAGAAGCTCACACCCGGGGGTGATGGCAAGGGGCGGGAGGAGAGGGCAACGGAGGCTGGCGCGAGCGCCTGGTCCCGATTCGCCGTCTGGGTCCCCGCCACGACGGTGGCCGCAGCCGGACGCAAGCCCGTGGACTGAGCACGCCGGCACGTTCGTTCGCCGGACGCCGCCGGCGATGGCGATAGGATTCACTCCGTGGCCCAAGAACGCGAACACCTGCAGTTCCTCTCGATGTTCTACTTCGCCGTCGGAGCCCTGGCGGCCATGACCTCGATCATTCCCGCGCTCGGCCTGTTCATCGCAGCGTCGGTTCGCGAACCCGGCGAACCGCTGCCCTTCGTCCTGGCCGAACGGCTGGGCCTCCCGGCTTCCGCCACGCTCACCGGCGTGCTGCTCGCAGCCGGGTTGGCCCTCTTCGTTCTGATGGCCCGCGCCGGCTTCCTCCTGGCCCGCTGCCGGAGCTATCGCTTCTGCCTCGCGGTCGCCTGGGCGGCCTGCATTTTCGTGCCCATCG
The sequence above is drawn from the Thermoanaerobaculia bacterium genome and encodes:
- a CDS encoding class I SAM-dependent methyltransferase; the encoded protein is MSNPAPPPAPTRPPADGLETPRCLLCGAPPPPTPGYAFAPYGVVRCPACGLWYLSPRLNEAAMVAAYREASYFEGGAGPGYSSYLAQEPTLRRTFRRLLRSMQRLGMTRATGGPDTGSRGGRLLEIGCAYGFFLDEARPYFAYRAGTEYSEAGAELARQCADAVHVGGLAALPGVGSGEAGERFDTIVLIHTIEHVYDPAALLEGLMEHLAPGGWIVLATPDMGGFWRPLLGRFWPFFKTPEHVAFYTAKSLAALLRRAGCSAVKRLPYLSYFPLSLVGEKLTPGGDGKGREERATEAGASAWSRFAVWVPATTVAAAGRKPVD